One Roseimaritima multifibrata DNA window includes the following coding sequences:
- a CDS encoding Rieske (2Fe-2S) protein has product MTAPTQTPVWRRACEGHELLDSAAIEVVVEGAVLAIFREQQTLYALDAMCAHQGGPIAKGAVHNGCVTCPWHGWQYELATGKQTIHNQKLLETYPVKEEAGAIWVQI; this is encoded by the coding sequence ATGACGGCCCCCACCCAGACTCCCGTATGGCGTCGAGCATGCGAAGGTCACGAATTATTGGACTCCGCGGCGATCGAAGTGGTTGTGGAGGGGGCCGTACTGGCGATCTTCCGCGAGCAGCAGACGCTTTACGCTCTCGATGCGATGTGTGCCCACCAAGGAGGCCCAATCGCCAAAGGAGCCGTTCACAACGGTTGTGTGACCTGTCCCTGGCACGGGTGGCAGTATGAATTGGCAACCGGAAAGCAGACGATCCACAATCAGAAACTGCTGGAAACCTATCCGGTTAAAGAAGAAGCGGGGGCGATCTGGGTTCAAATATAA